In Mus pahari chromosome 12, PAHARI_EIJ_v1.1, whole genome shotgun sequence, the genomic window CACTGGAGGCACAGACACTGGAGAAATTGGCTTGATGGTATGGGTCTCCTTGTTTGCACAGCCTAAGTCCTTTGTGCCCATGCCTTTCACTGCCCCACAGCAGCCCTCTCCTGCTGGTCTCTTACTCTCTGAGGAGTCTTTCTGGACTTGGAGATTTCCTCTTGAGATTCCACAGTGATGACACTGAGTCAACACTTTTCTTTTACCTAGTGGTGGCTCTGTAAAAACTCCTTCACCTTGGTCATGGGAGAGTGACAGCACAGTTCCTCCCAGAAAGCTAGGATAGATGTAAAGTCTTTTTCCTTTGAATTACCTGCTTCCCACTCAGAGAAAAAGAATGGTTTGCCCTTTTGGTAGCGCTCAGCACTTGACTTCCCAGACCTGACCTACAAGaatgagtgagttccagaccagcctgaacaacttagggagaccttgtctcaaactaaAGTGGCTGGGAGCATAGCTTAGTGGTAGTGTGTTTGCCTAAGCATGCATGAGGCCAGTGGATGTGAGCCTCAACCCTCCCTTCCCCACAAAGTCGTTAGCATCTGGTTATTTTCAGTGTCACAAAGTTTTCTCTTGCTAGACAGGGAAGAGAAGCAGTATGTGACCTGCCCTCTGCCAGTGCTATCTGCCATGAGTATCTGATCGCTTACTGGCTTCCACCCGCCAGGCTGCTGAAGAAGGTGCTGAGTCCAGTCTTTGAATCAGTTTGCAGTTAGATAAAAGACCAGCCAGGCAGGAGCTGTGGTCACTCCTGGGGGAAAGCTAAAGAGTGGGGTGCTGCTccagtggagaggagagagacggACCAGAGGCAGTCAGCTCCTCTCCATCTGCAGAGTGACGGCAACCACAAGAAGATCTCTGTCATGGGAAGCCACTAGCCGTCTCCCGTCACTCACTTCCTGGGTTGGTGTAGAGGAAGAGGTAAGCAGGCCTTCAGGTGATGCTGTTTCCTCTCCCTGCAGGTGTGAATGACAGAGGTGGTGCCTTCCAGCGCCCTCAGCGAGGTCAGCCTGCGCCTCCTCTGCCACGATGACATAGACACTGTGAAGCACCTGTGTGGCGACTGGTTCCCCATTGAGTGAGTGTTGGGCTCTGTTTCCAGTGGCTGCATGCACAGAACCATAATTCCTGAGACTGGAAGAGGCAAGACTGGGCCTGGCAGGACCATAATGGTCCAAAGTTGCTATCTAAAGCAGACACCCTCAGGACTCTGTGTCTGCTGCTCACCTTCCTTAAGAGGGTCTGTTAGAAATTTTACTTACAAAGTTGTTCACTGCTGCTTATAATCAGGAAATTGAGGAGCAACTTCAGTGTAAGAAGTTGGTTAGCTGTGTTAggatatgtacatataaaaatgcAGTGCTGCTGCTAAGGTGGCATATGCCTGGAATACAGAATtcaggaagtggaagcagaaaaaggtcaggagttcaaggccaacctaagctCAGAAGCCAGCTTGGGTTGTacgagagagaccctgtctttaaaaaggttGTTAGTTATCCAGGAACAAAAACCTGTTAAAGAAGTGTAGTTTACTGACAGAGggtcctccccttcctctttcattTACCCGGTATGCAGTGAAGGCTGACTAGAGAGCAATGCATCCCGTAGtctgctttcatttaaaaatataaaagaggatAAAATACCTAGAAGATTAAAACCTCTATGTACTGTACAAGAAGGGGAAGGACCCTGCCCTTCATGAGAACCATGGCTGGTACGGCTTTAATAAAAGACAGCATTagcaggagaagagaataacaaATTTATTTGACCTGGGTCTTCTGTCACGGAAGCCTTCAGATTAAGGATGGAAACACCCATGGTGAAGCATGTTCATCGAAGCATGGACTGTGGTGTAGAGATAGACAAAGAGCATTCTCTTCTCCTAATGGAGTGAAGGTAGAAGACGCGGCCCACCTGCTTCGACTCCTCGTGGCCTCTGCAGCAGTCCCTCTTCCTGGCACGGGGTAGGATTCTTCTGTAGGAGACGATTGTGTTAGTCTTGTCATTGCTTTGGCCAAATTACCTGAGGGAAACAAGAATGACTAGGCTTATTTTCCACattgtttcagaggtttcaggACATTGTGGCAGAGAGGGTTTGAGAGGGCAGCTCACAGTGCAGTGGGCAGGAAGTAAAGGGAAGTAGTAACAGAAGGCTACAAGTAAGCTGTTTCCCCTAAGGGCACGCCCTCattgacccacttcctccagccaaACCCCACCTTCCCTGATTCCACACTTCCAGGGAGCCTGCAGTTCCCAATGCAGATTGTGAAACTGTCAAtgtcttcacagacacacccagaaatgTGCTGTACTTCCCAGTCTAATCAAGCTGACCCTCAAGATAACCAGTGGTATTACATCTATTGTCAGACAAGACAGGACAGAAGTTTTTCATGGCTACCTCCTCCTATGCAGAAAATCAGGTTGGCTTTAGAAGAAAGGaattcttctggtttctgtggtccATATTGGAGTAGAAGAATTCTAGGTTACATGTCTTACCTCAGAGGAGAGAATGAGAAACAAGAGGTAGGAGGTCTGAGAGATTTACCCCTGGACCTTCACTTTGGGTGGGGATCATTTATTACTCCCCAAAATACTACCAGATGATTACTGTCAGCAGTTTTATTGGAGTGGGTTATTAGTACATGTGGGCTCCTCCGTTTTTACTTGCCTTATTTCTAGATTATTTTATGATAATGAAAAaacaggtttgggtttttttctgttttgttttgtttgtgaggaAATAGACACGAACTTTAAAGCCTCAAGGCTAAGCAAGGTGCTGTATTTAAGCTGTCAGTATTTCCTGAGTCCTCACCTCACACCTGTTGCTCCATGCTGGCAGAGAAGTAGGGACACCCCCACGCCCCCACTCTGCATCCATGTTGAAATATAAACTGCCAACTTATTAGGAAAGTGGGCTAATAGTGCTTATGTTTTTTAAGATGAAACATAAACTATCCTTCAAGTTAGCAATcctaggctggagagataacaAGGCTACAAGCAAGGActcacactgctcttccagaggtcctgagttcaattcccagcacccacatggtggctcacagccctcttctggagtgtctgaagatagctacagtctctctctctctctctctctctctctctctctctctctctctctctctctctttatttaaaaaaaaaaaaaggtttagcaAACCCACTACTAAAAAGTAATCCCAGAAAATATGAGTGCAGCAAGCACAGAAGCAAGGCCCTGCTGAGGGATGGCTTAAGGTTGTGTAGATCTACATTGAGTTAGAGGCCTGTACACCTCTCAGGTGCCTGGCTGTCAGCCTCTATCACTTAGTCATGTGTCATGTCCTTGCCCATGTCTAATAAGGTATTGCAAACCCTAGTCTATATACCCATGAACTTTGGCTCTTCCTTGAATCACCTTGCCTAGTCTTCAGGGTCAGAAAGACTCAAAGAGGACCATTTGCAGtagtcatctctccatccaccataCGGGTCCTGGGTGTTGAACTCAAGTTTTGAGGTTTGGCTGTAAACACCtgtacctgctgaaccatcttaccagccctcaGAATTCCTCACAGACCACAGAATTCTTCACAGGTCACTGAGGGCTCTAAGGTCTCAGCTCATACTGAGGAGCAGGCTGCCGTGTGCTGTCCCTCCAGGAACTATTCGGTGGAGACAATTTCATTGGAGGGTTCCACCCTTTCACACAccttttacataaaataataataataataataataataataataataataataataataataaaaataaaaatacctcaCATGGCAGGTAGCTTCTTTGAGACTGTGAGTGATAGGCCAGGTAGCCCGGGTCCCTCTGACTCACCTGAGCGTGCTCTCTCCCTCAGGTACCCAGACTCATGGTATCGTGATATCACATCCAACAAGAAGTTCTTCTCCCTTGCTGCAACCTACAGAGGTGCCATTGTGGGAATGATAGTAGCTGAAATAAAGAATAGgaccaaaatacataaagaggTATGTCTGTGCTCCAAAAGCTTGGCACTTGTGATGGCTAAAAAGGATGTTGCAATGGGGTCGCATTGCCAGCTCTGGCCTCTGTTCTCAGCAGCTTGTGACCAAAGGGGTCAGAGTAGCAAGTCAGAATATGTCTGTATGTGGGGTGTATACTTACAAGTCAGAATATGTCTGTATGTGGGGTGTATACTTACAAGTCAGAATATGTCTGTATNNNNNNNNNNNNNNNNNNNNNNNNNNNNNNNNNNNNNNNNNNNNNNNNNNNNNNNNNNNNNNNNNNNNNNNNNNNNNNNNNNNNNNNNNNNNNNNNNNNNNNNNNNNNNNNNNNNNNNNNGAATATGTCTGTATGTGGGGTGTATACTTACAAGTCAGAATATGTCTGTATGTGGGGTGTATACTTACAAGTCAGAATATGTCTGTATGTGGGGTATATACTTACAAAACCAAAGAggatccccctggaactagagtcgtAAGTGGTTGTAAGACGCCACTGTTAAACTCATGTCATCTGCAAGagaatgctcttaactgctgaactctTTCTCCAGCCCGTAGTTTTGTTCATGGAATAACATAATGAACACGACCACTAATGGACCTAATAAAGATGGGCATCTAGAAGTAAGAACAAGCAGAAACGGCACGTTGGGAATCTGCCCTATTGCTGTGACGCGCAGGTGCCTGTGGTTTGGGCTTTTGGCGCTGTTACAGGAGCCCCAATCGTGCTGTAATCTGTTGAGGAATGTGCTAGGTTTCAGTTAGGGATTagtgaaaatgtattttctttttactcaaTTTTGTGGACTACTTAAAGACTTACCTACCTACCTCAGAACCCTCAAGGATTTGAGCAACTACTAAGTGCAGACTGGAAGACTTTAAGTACAGCTAAAAAGTTCTTTGTGGTTGATTACAGTGAGGCGCCTGCTGTTAATTTTGGTCATAGCAATGGAACAGAATTTAGTTTACCACATTCAGGAAAGGAACTCCTACCAACCAGCAAATGGTTTTGTTTGGCTtaaggttatttttgtttctttttctttttcccctcccccctctttctctttgttcgTTCCTTTCTAGACAGGGATTCATTAGTTAGCCTGAAACTCAGATCCACatgcctctccctctccagtgATGGAATCCAAGATGTATACCCCACACCCAGCCTGCTTAAGGTTGTTTCTTCAGAAGTGAAGGAAGTGAGTTTGGAGCAGCACCCTGGTGGTACAGTGCTAGTCTAATATACAGGAGGCCCTGAGTCCCAttcccagaggaagaggaagaaacatgTCTTCCTAAGAACCCAGACCACTGAAGGTTACCCCAGTGTGCTCAAACTTTATATCTTAGCAcattgtttgggggtgggggggcacagatattttagttctgttttgggttttgttttgttttgttttgtttttgtctagcCCAGCCTCTTCCTGAGCCACTACCTCACAGTGATCATTgctaaggcagagagagggtgCACAGGCCAGCATCCCTTGGATCTTCCTTGTATTAATTCTGTACCTGCCCATACCTTGTTTCTTCATGATCCCTCCCTGGGGCTTTTTCCTAGTGGTTGTCTTCTTCCACCATGCATACTGCCTGAGGGCCTCGTGATTATGTTTACTCTTTCCATGCCCTTCCCTGTCTATCTTTTTGGCTACCATCATCAGCCAGGGCTTCTGTTAACTAGAGAAGTAAATGTATCCCCACCCCACATTTGCTTTGTCCAGGTTCACTGTAGTATAGAGTTCTAGGCGGGGAGCAAGGAGCAAGTCCTGGCCCAGCCCATGCCTAACATAGGAGCTACTTGATCAATGAGAAGCAGAAAAACCAAGTTACCCAGTGTCCTTTCTTGGAAGGAAATCTTACACATGCTAGACCTCTCTTATTCTTAGGAGGTGGGACTATCACGAGAAACTCATGGTCAGAGTCAGGACTTTCTCATGAGGCATTTTTGTCCGGAACCAGATGGATTGGTGGAGCAGCATGCTATAGTATATTCAGTGTGCTGCCCTGCTCAGCATGTAGCAGAACAGGGGGAAAGCTGTTGTCTAAACTGCTCTCTGTTGTCACCCGGACAGCATGGTTTTCTTTATAAACCTTTAAAGCTTTGCACCTGGTCTGGCAGGATGGTTCAGCAGTAAAAACcagagtttaattcctagcacccacgtggaggaggaagagaaccagCTTCCTTGGTCGTCTTCTGAGCAATGCTGCACATGTGCCCTCTCCCCTGACTCACAAATAAACGTTACACAGCTTTCCACTAATCCACCATCTCACAGTATGGCAGCTGTCACTGCTTGTTGACAGACTAGATGTGACCACTCTGGACaatcatattcttttttgtttctctcttagGGTGCTAGGATCAGACCGATGGCCTTATGTATGCCAGACATGCGCTCTACTGTTAAACTTCATCCCTGTTCCCAGCCATTGGCTTTTAGTCTGTTGTAATGACTGGTCCTGCCATAGAGTCCCAGTCCACCATCTCTGAGATGTTCCTCATAGGTGCCCGCACTGTAGCAGCCTTCTGCCAACAGGGCCTGAACTCAGTCGTTTCTGTGTGTCGATGGGGCTGTCCCACCTTGTGGCTTCCCATCTCAGGATATGCAGAATGGACTTGTAGATATGCAGATGGGGTCTGTCCTGAGCCTGTGCACCTGAGTTGCCCTGATTTTCTCTAACTTTCTCTTTAGGATGGAGATATTCTAGCCTCCAGCTTCTCTGTGGACACACAAGTTGCGTACATCCTCAGTCTAGGAGTGGTGAAGGAGTTCAGGAAACACGGCATAGGTAAGAAGCAGAGAGTTCATGGTTTAAACCACCCCTCCCCTAGCCAGTTAACACCCTTGTAACCCAAGCCAGTCACTTCTTCTGAGGTCCTCAGCTTAGAGGACCTCGTCTCTTCTTCCTTATCCCTATTTGGGGACAGatcctgtcctcctgtcctcccagTGTGACTCCCTAGGACAGTCTCAGGAAAGAATAGACCTCCCTTACCTCTCCTGTTGCCAGACATGGTCATGTGTATCGGCAAGATGTTCTCAGTTCAGAATAAGAAACATAAATGAAGTCCTGGCACTCTGCAGCATTCATCAGACCCATCTCCTCCATAGAGTACACAGCAGGGAGCAGTGAGCACACAGCAGGGAGCAGCGGCCCTCTTTCTTACCCAGGCCTGCCTTTCCCACACTCTCTGGGTTCTGGTTTACACTTGTTGCTGTTTGAAAGGTTGACAAATGTCCACTGTAGTCCCAGAGCACCTCCAGGATACATCTGTGGTCCACAGTGGCATGCATTTCATGGGCTCTGTCTGGCTAGGATCTTTTAGGGGCTTTAATAGTGGAGGGTAACCAGAGGCTGGTTACAGATCTGGGAGTGTAGCCCTCTAAACTCCTGCAGAAGCCATGGCTGCTTCTACATTCTCTTAACTGCCCTGCTGTGGGAAACCTTCATCTCCTTTCCCCAGGTTCCCTTTTACTAGAAAGTTTAAAGGATCATATTTCAACCACCGCCCAGGACCACTGCAAAGCCATCTACCTGCATGTTCTCACCACCAACAATACAGCAATAAACTTCTATGAAAACAGAGACTTTAGGCAGCATCACTATCTGCCCTACTACTACTCCATTCGAGGGGTCCTCAAAGATGGCTTCACCTATGTCCTCTACATCAATGGCGGCCACCCTCCCTGGACCATCTTATATCCTTTACTGCTGGAAGGGATCAGGAGAAGGCTTTATGATTTCCTGGCTAGAGAACTAGAGGTTCAGCTTAAACTGTGACCACCTTCAGGTGACAGTCAGTGGCTTAGCTTGCAGCATTGTTCCTTGATTAGATCATAGTATGGGCAGGTTGGGTGTACCTGATTGGTTGCATACATTAGGAAAGCTGGCACTCCCTGGCAACTACAGCCCAGCAGGGAGGTCAAGTTTTAACTCTCTGGGCCCAGGATTTTCCACTCAGTATGGAAAATACCCTGTTCTAGAGGTTAGCAGTAAACATAGCAGATACAAGTATTCCTCTGTGCAGCCTGTgatgcagagaaggaaggaaacaatggCAGAGCCACACTTGAGTTCCGGCCTTGGAGTTGCTTTATCCAAGGTGTATCCACTCACCCCCAGTTCTCCCCTCTAATGATGTCCTTGTTTGGTGGGAAGGAAATCAGATGTTCCAACAGTCATAGAGCAAATTAATGGTCTATTTAAAGAGCCTTTCTAGTATTCTCTAGGGTTTAATAGGCCCTTGGCTTCCAGTTGAATGCATTGTGCCATATGGGTACAGTGCTGTAGGTCATTGATCAAACCCAAGGACACTGCATGTGGGCAAGGCAGATGGGGGCACATAGAATATCTTCCTTGACAGAGCCTACAGACTACATCCAGCACCTGGGCTCAGCACTAGCCAACCTGAGCCCCTGCTCCATCCCACACAGGATCTACCGCCAGGCCCACAGCCTGCTCTGCAGCTTTCTGCCATGGTCCAGCATTTCCACCAAAGGTGGCATAGAGTACAGCCGTACCATGTAATGCCATTGGGGCAGCCTCCACCAGGCCTCTGTCCTCAGCACTTTGTGGAGCctgctttcctgtctgtctgaCTTTTGCTGTCCTTTTCGAGGAGCTGGTGGCCACCCGCCGGCCCATCAGCCTGCCCCAGCTGCAGGCCCGGTGCTACGCTGGCTCAGGAGCAGAATGTATACTGGTCGTCAACAGGTAGGAACGGGTAGGACCTGGGGAGTCTGATGCTTGCAGCAACAAGTCGTCTCTAGGCAGGGTACCGGTGAACAGTTCATAGCGGGTCCAGAAGCTTTTTGAAGAGCAAGGGACCAGAGACCTCAAACTACTTGCCAGAACCCTTTACTCCCTGGgctttgtgtgttcatgttcatatgcatacacatgtgtacatttgtggAGCATAGAGCTCAACATGGTGCATATTCCTTAGTTATtccttaattttgagacagggtttctcatgaACCTTGTAGCTCATTGATTTAACTGGACCAACTAGTGAGCCTCAGAGGGCCTcttgtctctgactccccagCTGCAAACCAGGTTTTTTGTACCGATTCATGTTTGTATAGCAATCACTTTTCCAAccaagcaatctctccagcccctgagtggctttttttttaatgtttctaaatATCTTGAGAATTTGAGGGCACTGGAGCCTCTAGTACTAGAGGAGCAGGCAGTTGTGCCATGTATATGCAGAGAATTtgacccatgtcctctggaaagaGCAACAAATGGTCGTCACCAGTGAGCCACCTCCCAAGGCCCTAaacaaagttttttctttttcttgttttttgttaaaATGATGGATTTATATGATTTGAATATTGGAAAGTTACAGGAAGATCAAGTAACTCCTACTCAGGGCCCCAGTTACTCAGCCTCTCTTTACAAGAGGCACAGTGATCTGTGGTCCATGCCTGCCACTCAACACCAGTACTGCCACCAGTGCATCTCCATGCGGCATTCTCCAAAGTCCTGCATGGACTTTCCATGCTGACAACTTTTACAGGAAGATAAGATTCTGCTTTGATGCAACCATTTTGGTTGCTGAGAGCTGGAATCCCAGGCCAAGAGAACAGAGAATTGCAGATCTGGGAGAGACTAGGATGCTGCAGCATCCACACTATTCTCCATCCACATAGAGGCTTGATACACATCCAGATGTGAATCTTGAcagtgtttatatttatataaagtccCAGGAGAGCCTGGTAGCCGCTGATAAGACTGGGCGGGAGAAGACCTCATGTTTTGGTATACCCTGGCTCAGCTAAATCCCATAGACCAGGTAGTGGGGTAGGTAATCGTCCTGCAGTGCCTTCACATgccatcctctcttcccctcaGGCTCTCCTTCTACCTGGAGTTCTTGCCCTGCCTCCATGCCCTGGCACCACCCAATGGCCTGGCAGGTGTGTCTACATTCACTGGGAAAgggcttctctgcctcctgctccttcagctccttcctaCAAGATGGACTGAATTTTGCTGAAAACGTGGACGTTTTGACCCTGAAGACACAGGAACCTTAGAATAAAGAGGCACAGCAAGGAGAATGTCAGTTTTTGTTTAGGAATGCCCTAAAGAAGTGTAGATGGAAACTGCTCTTACTCCTCCATGAAAGGCTGGAAacggggaagagaaagaggggctggCCCTTCACAAGAATTTAAAGCTTCAGGAACCAGTCCTCTGCATAGACAGTTAGATGGACAGGTCCCTGTTCCCAGTGTTGTACTGCCCACTTCTTCCTGTCCAGAAGGACCATCCTGCCTGTTGAATCCTGGCATGCCCTACATAGCGACCCACACTGGGAGCTGGGCCAAGGACAGGTAGCTGTTGGCTTCTGGATTCCTTCCATGCTCATCCTCTAGAAGCTGAAACTCCAAGGCCTGGGCCAACACAGACAGGAGGCGGCTGAGCTCTGTGTTGGCATCTTTGCTACTGTGGACCCATGGGATCTGGCCTTGGGAGTAGAGGGCAGCTGGTGCCTGTGGGCCTTCACCCTCTGCAGCAGAGGCTCTGTCAGTACCATGAATTGTGCTTGCAGCAGACATCTCAAGTTTCCAGCATCCCTTCCCTTGTGCCCTCAAGTGTTTGCTGTCACAGTCCTGCACAGAATTGCTGCAGTGTTACAGGAGCCCTTCAGGGTGTCCTCACTGCCCCTCATTGTGCCAGACTGATGAAGAGCAGCTTTATTGACAGGCCATTACTGAGTGCTTCCTCCCTCAGCATCTCCTGGCTCAGGGCTCTCAGGCTGTAGAGCCGGCCAAACGCTGCCTGGCCTCAGAGGGAAGGGTCCCCACAAAGGAAGACCAAGGCAGGAAAGTACCCCCCTTCCTCAACAGAACTAACCAGCAGGTGGCCAGTCCTGACTGGTTTTGGTTGTGTGCTGAGGCCCCAGCCCTGCATCCTCTCCCTTTTCAGTCAGTGCTGATCATGTGATTTTCATTTCTGCCCTGTGTAGTCAAGGAAGAGTCTTCCAGAAGGTTCCAACTTGGGCATTCATAAATCCACCTCAAAGCCCTCGACCTGTCTCCCTTTAGTCCCATAATTATTGCAGTGTCCAGCCCAGTATTGGACAACTCGTAGTGTGTAGTCTCCTGACAAATAAATAGACGTTCACTAGTCTCACCTGTGTCTAGCTGCTGGCTCCCACCGCTGTGCTGTGCCTTTGTGGGCTAGGGCTGAGGGCTGGGGAGCTTGCTGCTGTCACCTTGATGGCTCAGCGTGCAGGCAGCTGTCCTGCAGAGGCTGGAAACCTGAAGGCTTCCACTGCTGAGAGCATTAACTGGCCTGTTCCTTAAAGGTCCTTAGCAGCTGTCTGCCAGCTCATACCAGAGCTGTCGCTGTCGTCTCTTAGCTTGGAGGCAGGACTTGGGCCATGTGGGCAACTTTGTTTCTCCAACCCTCCTGTCCTCCACCTGCATCATAGCTTAGAGAAGGCTCCGGGGGTAATTAAGTCACATGGTCAGCAGAGGCCTTGGCCATGTTCACAACCTGTGTGGGAATGTCCCTGGTGGAGGTTGATGGTATCTGGAGACAGTTAATTTAGGTGGTCACAGTGTGGGAGAAGGCATTACTGGGAGGTTACAGAACGTCACAACAAAGACTTGGTCCAAGGACCTGAAATCTAGCCCAGCTGAAAGAATACTTGTGCCAGTCCTGATGGGCTCCTGTGGGGCCATAGACTCATCTAAAACCTTGATGGGGACAGTGCGGAGTCCAGGTCAACATGTCTGCATTGGTGTCCTGGTTCCTTCTTTAAACTAGACCCCCATTTCGTCCCTTTGTCCCAGAATGCCATGTCCTGTTTAGGCCTATTGAGACCTGCTTGCCTGCCAGAGCTGTCACTTTCAGCAGCCTCTCATCCACAAAGCCTCCCTGGATCTGGCTCTGACTCTCCATGTAGCCCCTGGAATGGGTGCAGGGCTATGTTGAGTGGATTGGCTtaatgacagacagacaagaaggtGCAGGCCTTGGCTTTTACTGAGATTAGACCTGAAGACTCCTCGCCTCTCAGGAACCCGATTCTCTGCTCGGCCTGACCTCCCGGGTACAAGTGGCTGACCGGAGTCTGGGCAGGTTACAAGGGCATGGGCATTCCATTTCTTCTGTCCCTCTCAtggttcttcctccctccctcctcatgcTTTCCCCAGACTAGCCCAGGTCTCGTGCTGGGCAACACTGGGGGCCATCTCAATGGGGAGGACTGCTGCTGGGACTGAACCCTTCCTCAGTAACCCTGGCCTCCTCCTCGGCCATCCTTCCCCTATTGTTCCCCAGCCCTGGCACTTTGGCTCCTATGAACTCTCCAAGGCCC contains:
- the Naa60 gene encoding N-alpha-acetyltransferase 60 isoform X1, with the protein product MTEVVPSSALSEVSLRLLCHDDIDTVKHLCGDWFPIDLQIKDGNTHGEACSSKHGLWCRDRQRAFSSPNGVKVEDAAHLLRLLVASAAVPLPGTGYPDSWYRDITSNKKFFSLAATYRGAIVGMIVAEIKNRTKIHKEDGDILASSFSVDTQVAYILSLGVVKEFRKHGIGSLLLESLKDHISTTAQDHCKAIYLHVLTTNNTAINFYENRDFRQHHYLPYYYSIRGVLKDGFTYVLYINGGHPPWTILDYIQHLGSALANLSPCSIPHRIYRQAHSLLCSFLPWSSISTKGGIEYSRTM
- the Naa60 gene encoding N-alpha-acetyltransferase 60 isoform X2; translated protein: MTEVVPSSALSEVSLRLLCHDDIDTVKHLCGDWFPIEYPDSWYRDITSNKKFFSLAATYRGAIVGMIVAEIKNRTKIHKEDGDILASSFSVDTQVAYILSLGVVKEFRKHGIGSLLLESLKDHISTTAQDHCKAIYLHVLTTNNTAINFYENRDFRQHHYLPYYYSIRGVLKDGFTYVLYINGGHPPWTILDYIQHLGSALANLSPCSIPHRIYRQAHSLLCSFLPWSSISTKGGIEYSRTM